In the genome of Chrysiogenes arsenatis DSM 11915, the window TGAAACAACCGTCCAAAGCAGCCGCAGTTGTGAAGTATGAGGTGCGCCCTGGCGATTCACTCTACCAGATAGCGCAACGTTTTGGCACAACCGTTAATAATATCCAGAAGGCGAATAACATTGGCACACGTATCACACCAGGCCAAGTGCTGACCATTGCAAATTAAGCGGAGTTATCTATGCGCCAGTCGAATCTCCTTAATTACTATCAGAAAAGCTATCAGGAGATTGTTGATTCTGCGCTTGGCGAGAAAGAGCCGTTTTCGCTAAAAAAGTTTTTACAGCGCTATGTGTATCCAGAGTGGCACAAGGCGTTTCTTGCGGCGTCTACGAGCGAAAAAATTGCCATGACCGTACGGCTTTTCCGGCAACAGCTCACGCGCGTTGCTCTCAGTGCCGCAGCGCTTGGGATCATCTTCGGCGTACTTTTATCAGGTGGAAAAAAAGTTCCTGAACTGCCGCAAGGGATTACTATTGAAATGGTTGAGCAAGTGCATCGCTCACAGGAAATAACGTCGTCAATAGGCGAACCGGTGGGGAGTTTTGCCCTCGTCGCCCGCGAAGATCCATATCTCCCTACGAGCTCGTTACCACATGAAGTGCCAATCGGTACACGGCTACAGATTTATTTTGCTTTTGATCGCTCCAAGGCCGCCGCGGTTATCGATGAAATTGCCGCTGTTTTTGGCTGGCGACTGCAAGTTCAGGAGACTCTTAGTGATCGCTTTGGATATCGTGTCATCGTCGATGGCTATGCTACCGGTCAGATGGCGGAAAGTGTGCGCGAAAAACTGCTGCTCGACCATGTTGTCCGTATTGAAGACAAATACTATCCTGCTAGTTCGATTTTTTTTGATAAAGAGCGCGCCGCCGACCTTGCTCGTTCTATCCGCTACAATCGTGTTAAAATCATTTCCGACTACGATACTTCGGTCGTCTACGCCGTGATTACCCCAACGTTAGAGAGTACTGAACTCGAAACCGTTGCCAATCGACTGAAACTCCTTGGCTATAATCCATTACGAATTTAAAAGGGATAGGATGTTCCAAACCGCGTGCCAAAACCTGATCCGCCGCTACATTATTCCTGCCGGAGTGCATGACGCGCGTGTGCTTGATGCCCTCGCCACGGTTCCTCGTCACCATTTTGTTGACCCTGCGCTTGACAGCCGGGCGTACATGAATATCCCGCTTCCGATTGGATTCGGGCAAACTATCTCGCAACCGTCGATGGTGGCGTTGATGACACAAGAGCTGGAACTGACTGGAGCCGAGCGCGTGCTGGAAATAGGGACGGGAAGTGGATATCAAGCCGCTATACTGGCGAAACTCGCTGCCGAAGTGTATACCATTGAACGGATACCGGAACTTGCGTGGCGCGCTATTGCCAACTTGAGTGCGCTTGGTGTGGAAAACGTTTCTGTTAAGATAGCCGATGGCACGAAAGCGGCTGATGAAGCCATGCGGTATGATCGGATTATGGTTACCGCCGGCGGGAATCAACAACCTTTTTCGTTGTTACGCCAACTCGCTCCTCATGGGATTTTGCTGATCCCTATCGGAAACGAAAATGAACAAACTCTCTATAAATATCGTAAGGTAGCAGATGGACGGTGCGAACGGAGCGAAGTAAATCGCTGCTCGTTTGTGAAGTTGATTGGTGAAGAGGGGTGGACCAGTGAGGCAGAAGCTCTTTTGACTGGTCGCTGAAAGCTCTCGTAGCGTTCACTTGCCATCTCGAACGGAGGAGACGCGGCAGCTATTACGGACTTAGACGGTTACTGCCGCTTTTGCTGAAAGAATCGCTCCAGTGGTTCGCGGCATTGCGCTTCCATTAACCCCGTCCGCGTATCGACCGCATGATTTAGGCGACTATCCATACACATTTGATACAACGATACCGCGCCATAGGCTGGATCGTGACACCCGTAATAGAGGCGCGGTATCCGCGCCCCGATGATTGCTCCACCACACATTAAACATGGCTCCAGCGTTACGAAAAGATGGCACTTGGCCAGCCGCCAACTCCCGAGCACCTGACTCGCCGCACGCATGACCACGATTTCGGCATGAGCAGTTGGATCGTTCCACTCTTCCCGCCGGTTCCCATCAGCCGCAATCAACCGATTTTCTTGCACTATCACCGCCCCGACGGGGACTTC includes:
- a CDS encoding nucleoside deaminase is translated as MTSRYFTPDESHWMELAIQHAWQAYERGEVPVGAVIVQENRLIAADGNRREEWNDPTAHAEIVVMRAASQVLGSWRLAKCHLFVTLEPCLMCGGAIIGARIPRLYYGCHDPAYGAVSLYQMCMDSRLNHAVDTRTGLMEAQCREPLERFFQQKRQ
- a CDS encoding protein-L-isoaspartate(D-aspartate) O-methyltransferase, which gives rise to MFQTACQNLIRRYIIPAGVHDARVLDALATVPRHHFVDPALDSRAYMNIPLPIGFGQTISQPSMVALMTQELELTGAERVLEIGTGSGYQAAILAKLAAEVYTIERIPELAWRAIANLSALGVENVSVKIADGTKAADEAMRYDRIMVTAGGNQQPFSLLRQLAPHGILLIPIGNENEQTLYKYRKVADGRCERSEVNRCSFVKLIGEEGWTSEAEALLTGR